In Candidatus Binatia bacterium, one DNA window encodes the following:
- a CDS encoding P1 family peptidase, whose product MRPMLFVLPLAAIVLGSAARASAVLPFHFGLFVPGPLDAITDVPGVRVGHVTKIEGSDIRTGATAVLPNADPWDHKVSAAFFAFNGNGEMTGTHWITESGYLEEPVVLTDTLDVGRAADGVVSWVIEHHPAVGRGDDVPLPVVAECDDALLNDIQARAVTASDVVALLDAAAPGQFARGSVGAGTAMNAFGFRAGIGSASRVLPSDAGGYRVGVLVNDNTGSSRRQLTILGVPVGERLRNEYRPVFHEHTALKGRLGSGSIIIVVATDAPLDGRQLRAVALRAAMGMARTGLTSSVGSGDLIVAFSTSHVFERVANFTVAAPKQPILEDDDALDALYTATAEATQAAIYDALFEAKTMAGRRATVYALPVDRVMQMLRAANAINP is encoded by the coding sequence ATGCGACCGATGCTTTTCGTTTTGCCGCTCGCGGCAATCGTGCTGGGCAGCGCCGCTCGCGCAAGCGCAGTGTTGCCATTTCACTTTGGACTCTTCGTGCCGGGACCCCTGGACGCGATCACCGACGTGCCCGGGGTCCGGGTCGGACATGTGACAAAAATCGAAGGCAGCGACATCCGTACGGGAGCGACCGCCGTTCTGCCCAACGCGGACCCCTGGGATCACAAGGTTTCGGCTGCCTTCTTTGCCTTCAACGGCAACGGCGAAATGACGGGAACGCACTGGATCACCGAGTCGGGCTATCTCGAGGAGCCAGTGGTGCTGACTGACACGCTCGACGTCGGCAGGGCGGCGGACGGGGTCGTGAGCTGGGTAATCGAACACCATCCGGCCGTCGGTCGCGGCGACGACGTTCCGCTGCCGGTCGTGGCCGAATGCGACGACGCGTTGCTTAATGACATTCAAGCCAGGGCGGTAACGGCGTCGGATGTCGTGGCGCTGCTCGACGCCGCCGCGCCCGGCCAGTTCGCGCGCGGCAGCGTTGGCGCGGGAACCGCGATGAACGCGTTCGGTTTTCGCGCGGGCATCGGCTCGGCATCGCGCGTTCTCCCGAGCGACGCGGGAGGCTATCGTGTCGGCGTGTTGGTCAACGATAACACTGGGAGCAGCCGGCGTCAGCTGACGATTCTCGGGGTTCCCGTCGGGGAGCGTCTGCGCAACGAGTACCGGCCGGTCTTTCACGAACATACCGCGCTGAAGGGCAGGCTCGGCAGCGGGAGCATCATCATCGTCGTCGCTACCGACGCGCCGCTGGACGGCCGTCAGCTGCGCGCGGTCGCGCTGCGCGCGGCGATGGGAATGGCGCGCACCGGGCTTACGTCGTCCGTCGGCAGCGGTGACCTGATCGTCGCGTTCTCGACGTCGCACGTCTTCGAGCGCGTCGCCAACTTCACCGTCGCGGCACCGAAGCAGCCGATCCTCGAGGACGACGACGCGCTCGACGCGCTCTACACGGCGACGGCCGAGGCGACGCAAGCGGCGATCTACGACGCTCTCTTCGAGGCGAAGACGATGGCAGGCCGCAGGGCAACGGTCTACGCGTTGCCGGTCGATCGCGTCATGCAAATGCTCCGGGCGGCAAACGCGATCAACCCGTAA
- the pckA gene encoding phosphoenolpyruvate carboxykinase (ATP) produces MLSVPEKLKVVKLWENLSAPELIEHAIARGEGVLGASGQLIVDTRPHTGRSPKDKFFVREPSSEEHIDWSDTNQAISPERFDALFDSVAAYLSEREAYCLDCYVGADERYRVPLRVYTELAWHNLFARHLFITPERPAEDFLPEFTVVDAALFTADPERDGTRSGTFILVNFARRIILIGGTRYAGEIKKSVFTLMNYLLPLRDTLPMHCSANAGKAGDVAILFGLSGTGKTTLSSDSRRPLIGDDEHGWSADGVFNFEGGCYAKVIRLSASAEPEIWAATNHYETVLENVVYDERTRALDVDSDAKTENTRSAYPLSFIPNIVPSSKGGHPKTILMLTADAFGVLPPVSKLSREQAMYHFLSGYTAKVAGTERGVSEPQATFSTCFGAPFMVHHPTVYARLLGQKIDEHDVECWLVNTGWTGGPYGVGHRMSIAHTRAMVNAAIEGRIPKEYETEPFFGLMIPKTVPDVPADVLNPRNAWPDKAAYDEQARKLSQLFFDNFQRFQDHVSSAVNAVAIRPLARS; encoded by the coding sequence ATTCTTTCCGTTCCCGAAAAACTCAAGGTCGTCAAGCTCTGGGAGAACCTCTCGGCGCCGGAACTGATCGAACACGCCATCGCACGGGGCGAGGGCGTGCTGGGCGCGAGCGGCCAGCTAATCGTCGACACTCGGCCGCACACGGGCCGCTCGCCCAAGGATAAATTCTTCGTCCGGGAACCCTCGAGCGAAGAACACATCGACTGGAGCGACACGAACCAGGCGATCTCCCCTGAGCGCTTCGACGCCCTGTTCGATAGCGTGGCGGCCTACCTTTCGGAACGGGAAGCGTACTGCCTCGACTGCTACGTCGGCGCCGACGAGCGCTATCGCGTCCCGCTGCGCGTGTACACGGAGCTTGCGTGGCACAACCTGTTCGCGCGCCATCTTTTCATCACTCCGGAGCGGCCGGCAGAGGATTTCCTTCCCGAATTTACCGTCGTCGACGCCGCGCTCTTTACGGCCGACCCCGAGCGCGACGGAACGCGTTCGGGCACGTTCATCCTCGTCAACTTCGCCCGGCGCATCATCCTGATCGGCGGTACTCGCTACGCGGGTGAGATCAAGAAGTCGGTCTTCACCCTGATGAACTATCTGCTTCCGCTGCGCGACACGTTGCCGATGCACTGCTCGGCGAACGCCGGCAAGGCCGGCGACGTCGCGATCCTCTTTGGGCTCTCGGGAACCGGCAAGACCACGCTCTCCTCCGACTCGCGCCGGCCGTTGATCGGCGACGACGAACACGGCTGGTCGGCCGACGGCGTGTTCAATTTCGAGGGCGGCTGCTACGCAAAGGTCATTCGCCTCTCGGCCAGCGCGGAGCCCGAGATCTGGGCCGCCACGAATCACTACGAGACGGTCCTCGAGAACGTCGTGTACGACGAGCGTACCCGCGCGCTCGACGTCGATTCCGATGCGAAGACCGAGAATACTCGCTCGGCGTATCCGCTGTCATTCATCCCGAACATCGTGCCGTCGAGCAAGGGCGGCCATCCCAAAACGATCCTCATGCTGACCGCCGATGCGTTCGGCGTGCTGCCACCAGTTTCGAAGCTCTCTCGCGAGCAGGCGATGTATCACTTCCTCTCGGGATATACGGCTAAAGTCGCGGGGACGGAGCGCGGCGTGAGCGAGCCGCAGGCGACGTTCTCAACGTGTTTCGGAGCGCCGTTCATGGTTCATCATCCGACCGTCTACGCGCGTCTCCTTGGCCAAAAGATCGACGAGCACGACGTGGAGTGCTGGCTCGTCAACACGGGCTGGACCGGAGGACCGTATGGCGTGGGGCACCGGATGTCGATCGCCCACACGCGCGCCATGGTGAACGCGGCGATCGAGGGCCGCATTCCCAAGGAATACGAGACCGAGCCGTTTTTTGGATTGATGATCCCGAAGACCGTCCCGGATGTGCCGGCGGACGTGCTCAACCCGCGCAACGCTTGGCCGGATAAGGCCGCTTACGACGAGCAGGCACGCAAGCTGTCGCAACTCTTCTTCGACAACTTTCAGCGCTTCCAGGATCACGTTTCGAGTGCGGTCAACGCGGTGGCAATTCGGCCGCTTGCTAGGTCCTAA